A window of Lacibacter sediminis contains these coding sequences:
- a CDS encoding DUF4126 domain-containing protein: MDTAILTSIAMGIALSACCGFRVFVPMLGASFAAYQQWFALSADMEWMGSLPALICFGTAAILEIGAYYIPFVDNLLDMIATPLAVAAGTVLAASFLPIAEFSPLLKWIMAIIAGGGAAGTVHAGIGLLRLFSSKTTAGTGNVIVSTGENAAAIGGTALSFTAPVIIAVLMLVLIGWIVMKGVRRLRK; the protein is encoded by the coding sequence ATGGACACAGCGATACTTACTTCCATTGCAATGGGCATTGCACTCAGTGCGTGCTGTGGTTTCCGGGTATTTGTGCCCATGCTTGGAGCCAGCTTTGCAGCATACCAGCAGTGGTTTGCACTGTCTGCAGATATGGAATGGATGGGAAGCCTGCCTGCGTTGATTTGTTTTGGTACTGCAGCTATTCTTGAAATCGGTGCTTATTATATTCCTTTTGTTGATAACCTGCTCGATATGATTGCCACACCTTTAGCTGTCGCAGCAGGAACTGTTTTGGCTGCATCGTTTTTACCCATTGCAGAATTCAGTCCGTTGTTGAAATGGATCATGGCCATCATTGCAGGAGGTGGTGCGGCAGGAACGGTGCATGCAGGCATTGGCTTGCTGCGATTATTTTCAAGTAAGACTACAGCAGGAACTGGAAATGTTATTGTGTCAACAGGTGAGAATGCAGCTGCTATTGGTGGTACGGCGTTGAGTTTTACTGCACCTGTAATTATTGCTGTGTTGATGTTAGTGTTGATTGGATGGATTGTGATGAAAGGAGTGAGAAGGTTAAGGAAGTGA
- the acs gene encoding acetate--CoA ligase: MMSYPYQIKSYEEYKEAYQKSVEQPEEFWGSIAEHFHFRKKWDKVLEWNFKEPKVEWFKGAKLNITENCIDRHLETMGDKPAIIWEPNNPEERVRVVTYNRLHKRVCQFAQVLINNGVKKGDRVCIYMGMVPELAYAVLGCARIGAIHSVIFGGFSAQSIADRLYDAQAEFIVTCDGAYRGNKDIPLKSVIDDALIGNRTVKKVIVYTRTRTPVSMLKGRDVWWEDEMEFAEHQVEKNGVVSFPAEEMDAEDPLFILYTSGSTGKPKGVVHSSAGYMIWTNYTFVNTFQYKKGDVHFCTADIGWITGHSYILYGPLSAGATSLMFEGIPTWPDAGRFWDIVDKHKVNILYTAPTAIRSLMGFGLDPLKGKDLSSLKILGTVGEPINEEAWHWYDEHVGKGKCPIVDTWWQTETGGCLISNMAGVTPAKPSWATLPMPGVQPILVDENGKEVTEKDEHGHLKGNLCIKAPWPAILRTTYGDHERCRQNYFATYENLYFTGDGALKDENGFYRITGRVDDVLNVSGHRIGTAEVENAINMHAGVVESAVVGYPHDVKGQGIYAYVIYGHMHNNDEDLTRKDILQTVTRVIGPIAKPDKIQFVSGLPKTRSGKIMRRILRKIAEGEISNLGDISTLLDPGVVEEIKNGKL; this comes from the coding sequence ATGATGTCATATCCTTACCAGATCAAGTCTTACGAAGAGTACAAAGAAGCATATCAAAAAAGTGTTGAACAACCGGAAGAGTTCTGGGGTTCAATCGCTGAACATTTTCATTTCCGAAAAAAATGGGACAAGGTTCTTGAATGGAATTTCAAAGAACCAAAAGTAGAATGGTTCAAAGGTGCAAAGCTCAACATCACTGAAAATTGTATTGATCGCCACCTGGAAACAATGGGCGACAAACCTGCTATCATCTGGGAGCCAAACAATCCTGAAGAAAGAGTTCGTGTAGTAACATATAACCGTTTACATAAACGTGTTTGCCAGTTTGCACAGGTACTCATTAACAATGGTGTGAAAAAAGGCGATCGTGTTTGTATTTATATGGGCATGGTACCTGAGTTGGCGTATGCGGTGTTAGGCTGTGCACGCATTGGCGCTATACATAGTGTGATCTTTGGAGGTTTCTCTGCACAAAGTATTGCTGATCGTTTGTATGATGCACAAGCTGAATTTATTGTTACCTGCGATGGTGCTTATCGTGGTAATAAAGATATTCCGCTGAAGAGTGTAATTGATGATGCACTCATTGGTAACCGCACAGTAAAAAAAGTAATTGTTTACACACGGACACGCACACCTGTTTCTATGTTGAAAGGAAGAGATGTGTGGTGGGAAGATGAAATGGAGTTTGCTGAGCACCAAGTGGAGAAAAATGGTGTGGTAAGTTTTCCTGCAGAAGAGATGGATGCTGAAGATCCATTATTCATCTTGTATACAAGTGGTTCAACAGGTAAACCAAAAGGTGTGGTGCATAGCAGTGCGGGTTATATGATCTGGACGAACTACACGTTTGTCAATACATTCCAATACAAGAAAGGTGATGTGCATTTTTGCACAGCCGATATAGGTTGGATCACAGGCCATAGTTATATTTTATACGGTCCGTTAAGTGCAGGCGCTACATCATTGATGTTTGAAGGTATTCCTACATGGCCCGATGCAGGTCGTTTCTGGGATATCGTTGATAAGCATAAAGTAAATATTCTGTACACAGCACCAACTGCCATCCGCAGTTTGATGGGCTTTGGTTTAGATCCATTAAAAGGAAAAGATCTTTCCTCATTAAAAATATTGGGCACAGTTGGTGAACCTATCAATGAAGAAGCATGGCATTGGTATGATGAACATGTAGGCAAAGGCAAATGTCCTATTGTTGATACATGGTGGCAAACAGAAACAGGTGGTTGTTTAATTTCAAACATGGCTGGTGTTACACCTGCTAAACCAAGTTGGGCAACATTACCGATGCCGGGCGTGCAACCGATTTTGGTTGATGAAAATGGAAAAGAAGTGACGGAGAAAGATGAGCATGGTCATTTGAAAGGAAACCTTTGTATAAAAGCACCATGGCCTGCAATACTTCGTACAACTTATGGCGATCATGAGCGTTGCCGGCAAAACTATTTTGCAACCTATGAAAATTTATACTTCACGGGTGATGGTGCGTTGAAAGATGAAAATGGATTCTACCGAATTACCGGAAGGGTGGATGATGTGTTGAATGTAAGCGGTCACCGTATTGGTACTGCTGAAGTAGAGAATGCCATCAATATGCATGCAGGTGTTGTGGAAAGCGCTGTGGTTGGTTATCCGCATGATGTAAAAGGACAAGGTATTTATGCGTATGTGATTTATGGTCACATGCATAACAATGATGAAGATCTTACACGCAAGGATATTTTACAAACAGTAACCCGTGTTATTGGCCCGATTGCAAAACCTGATAAGATTCAGTTTGTAAGCGGCTTGCCAAAAACAAGAAGTGGTAAGATCATGCGACGCATTCTGAGAAAAATTGCTGAAGGTGAAATTTCAAATCTCGGTGATATATCAACGCTGCTCGACCCCGGAGTTGTTGAAGAAATTAAAAATGGAAAATTATAA
- the gldA gene encoding gliding motility-associated ABC transporter ATP-binding subunit GldA has product MSIEVNNLVKLYGEQKAVNNISFKVNKGEIVGFLGPNGAGKSTTMKMITGYLQPTSGTAVVCDVKVNDNPMGSKQKIGYLPESNALYYDMYVREYLAFIAEVHKIGNQKSKIEDVIQQVGLTPEAHKKIGQLSKGYKQRVGLAAALIHDPEVLILDEPTSGLDPNQIIEIRDVIKQLGLNKTVLFSSHILQEVQAICDRVIIINKGTIVADDQLSNLLKKVQAGEVILELKEEVDESLFNSIQNCIRINSTTWKFRTDNPDAVKKQLLQLSIEKNLNVLSLKSDENSLEDVFRSLTS; this is encoded by the coding sequence ATGTCAATTGAGGTCAATAACCTGGTGAAACTTTATGGTGAGCAAAAAGCGGTGAATAATATTTCCTTTAAAGTAAACAAAGGAGAGATCGTTGGCTTCCTGGGGCCGAATGGTGCAGGAAAAAGTACAACCATGAAAATGATCACCGGTTACCTGCAACCAACAAGTGGCACCGCTGTTGTGTGTGATGTAAAGGTGAATGATAACCCGATGGGCAGTAAACAAAAGATCGGTTATTTACCGGAGAGTAATGCATTGTATTACGACATGTATGTAAGAGAATATCTGGCGTTTATTGCAGAAGTTCATAAAATCGGAAATCAGAAATCGAAAATTGAAGATGTTATACAACAGGTTGGTTTAACACCTGAAGCTCATAAAAAGATCGGTCAGTTATCAAAAGGTTATAAGCAACGTGTTGGTTTGGCTGCTGCACTTATTCATGATCCGGAAGTATTGATCTTAGATGAACCAACAAGCGGACTTGACCCCAACCAGATCATTGAGATACGTGATGTGATCAAACAACTTGGATTGAACAAAACAGTTTTATTCTCCTCACATATTTTACAGGAAGTGCAAGCCATATGCGACCGTGTGATCATTATCAATAAAGGAACGATCGTTGCAGATGATCAGTTATCTAATTTGCTTAAGAAAGTGCAGGCAGGAGAAGTGATCCTTGAATTAAAAGAAGAAGTAGATGAATCGCTTTTTAATTCAATTCAAAATTGTATTCGCATAAACAGTACCACCTGGAAATTCAGAACAGATAATCCTGATGCAGTGAAAAAACAATTGCTGCAACTATCGATTGAAAAAAATCTCAACGTGCTTTCGTTGAAGAGCGATGAGAATTCATTGGAAGATGTGTTCAGGAGTTTAACATCTTAA
- a CDS encoding FtsB family cell division protein, which translates to MKILSNIPPVLKNKYVLTIIGFAVWMLFVDRNDFITQISRFKKLNELKSSSTYYDQKIETAKTELEKRKNDPSAYERLARENYYMKRDNEDIFLFNE; encoded by the coding sequence ATGAAAATTCTGAGCAATATCCCACCAGTACTGAAAAACAAATATGTTTTAACGATCATTGGTTTTGCGGTATGGATGTTATTTGTTGACAGGAATGATTTTATTACCCAGATCAGCCGATTTAAGAAGCTGAACGAATTAAAAAGCAGCAGCACCTATTACGATCAGAAGATCGAAACGGCCAAAACCGAGCTGGAAAAGCGAAAAAACGACCCTTCGGCCTATGAGCGACTGGCCCGTGAAAACTACTATATGAAGCGTGATAATGAGGACATTTTCCTCTTTAACGAATAA
- the eno gene encoding phosphopyruvate hydratase, translating to MSFIADIHARQILDSRGNPTVEVDVITDNGIIGRAAVPSGASTGKHEAVELRDGDKSKYLGRGVLKAVQNVNDVIADQLIGIDVTRQAYIDNLLIKIDGTENKGSLGANAMLAVSMAVAKAAAEESGLPLFRYLGGVNSTVIPVPMMNIMNGGAHADNKIDFQEFMVIPFGAPSFSEGLRWGVEIFHHLKAVLKKKGFSTNVGDEGGFAPEIQSNEEAIETVLEAITAAGYKPGEQVGIAMDAASSEMYDEATNTYKFYKSNPGKVISSDEMVAYWTEWVNKYPIISIEDGMAEDDWAGWKKLTESLGKRCQLVGDDLFVTNVKRLKEGIDKGISNSILIKVNQIGTVTETINAVQMAQNAGFTTVMSHRSGETEDTTIADLAVALNCGQIKTGSASRTDRMAKYNQLIRIEEMLGENAIYPGGKIKFGK from the coding sequence ATGAGCTTTATCGCCGACATTCATGCTAGACAAATTCTCGACAGCCGTGGTAACCCAACTGTAGAAGTAGATGTGATAACTGATAATGGTATTATTGGCCGTGCTGCCGTACCAAGTGGTGCTAGTACGGGTAAACACGAAGCGGTTGAGCTACGTGATGGTGATAAAAGCAAATACCTTGGTCGTGGTGTTTTGAAAGCTGTGCAAAATGTGAATGATGTAATTGCTGATCAGCTGATCGGTATTGATGTTACACGCCAGGCTTACATCGACAATCTTCTGATTAAAATTGATGGTACAGAAAATAAAGGTTCACTTGGTGCAAATGCAATGCTTGCTGTAAGTATGGCTGTTGCAAAAGCTGCTGCTGAAGAAAGCGGTTTGCCTTTATTCCGTTACCTCGGTGGTGTAAACAGTACAGTAATCCCTGTTCCGATGATGAATATCATGAACGGTGGTGCACATGCTGATAATAAAATCGATTTCCAGGAATTCATGGTCATTCCTTTTGGTGCTCCTTCTTTCAGTGAAGGTTTACGTTGGGGTGTGGAAATTTTCCATCATCTCAAAGCAGTATTAAAGAAAAAAGGTTTCAGCACAAACGTTGGTGATGAAGGTGGCTTTGCTCCTGAAATTCAAAGCAACGAAGAAGCAATTGAAACTGTATTGGAAGCCATTACTGCAGCAGGTTACAAACCAGGTGAGCAAGTAGGTATTGCAATGGATGCTGCATCAAGCGAAATGTATGATGAAGCTACCAACACGTATAAATTCTATAAGAGCAACCCTGGTAAAGTGATCAGCAGCGATGAAATGGTTGCTTACTGGACTGAGTGGGTAAATAAATATCCGATCATTTCTATTGAAGATGGTATGGCTGAAGATGATTGGGCTGGCTGGAAAAAATTAACTGAAAGTCTTGGAAAAAGATGCCAGTTGGTTGGTGATGATCTCTTCGTTACAAATGTGAAGCGTTTAAAAGAAGGTATTGATAAAGGCATCAGCAATAGTATCCTCATTAAAGTAAACCAGATCGGTACAGTTACTGAAACCATCAATGCCGTGCAAATGGCACAGAACGCAGGGTTCACAACGGTTATGAGTCACAGAAGTGGTGAAACTGAAGATACCACTATTGCTGACTTAGCAGTAGCATTGAATTGCGGACAGATAAAAACCGGTTCTGCTTCACGTACTGATCGTATGGCGAAGTACAACCAGCTTATCCGCATTGAAGAAATGCTGGGCGAGAATGCAATTTATCCGGGCGGAAAGATTAAATTTGGTAAATAG
- a CDS encoding gliding motility-associated C-terminal domain-containing protein codes for MTVQSYAQCSSNVLFSENFGGSNNSPLTGSRLPAGVTTYTFDSLGTIDDGQYGIRKTTADIATGQRQFSVWHIGNDRSGGNMMIVNADYTAGKFYETTVSNLCSGSQLYFSAWLANLIPAGSSNPLDPILRFEIASAVSGTVLSSFLTPTIPRFSSFTWTQYGFNFSLPAGETSVVLRIFNNQAGGIGNDLALDDIEFTLCGASIAPVVNGTMLNTNDACVGSNISISGNVTAISYTNPAYQWQFNNGSGWVNIPTATTPDLSINNIQKADSGNYRLLAAEAANINSTNCRSISPSIPIHVFAPVTPMLYTNAPVCEGKDLLLIVPVNAIAYIWTINGRPFNMSTDTLRARNVTAANNGMYHVRLITKGGCSSMDSATVVIQSNPLQRFLPFDTLLCDAQTLDVDAQQPTAATYLWNDGTTSAQRILSTEGIYSLFTSDAVCDRTDSFTITRNYTPTVQLISDTTLCVNEPLLLNATNPLAEFYLWSTNETDSSITITSPGTYSVAVGNGCGIAVDDITVDYKDCADMIFVPNAFTPNDDRLNDVLYAKAYFLIEAFDMKIYNRWGQQIFSTNSLFTGWDGRMNNSKAPPGQYIWTVSYKRNGKLYTQKGTVLLIP; via the coding sequence TTGACAGTTCAATCGTATGCACAATGTTCAAGCAATGTTTTATTTTCTGAAAATTTTGGCGGCAGCAACAATTCTCCCTTAACAGGTTCAAGACTTCCTGCCGGTGTTACTACGTATACATTTGATTCGCTTGGTACTATTGATGATGGCCAATATGGTATTCGTAAAACAACTGCTGACATTGCAACCGGTCAGCGACAGTTTAGTGTTTGGCATATTGGCAATGATCGCTCAGGAGGTAATATGATGATCGTTAATGCTGATTACACTGCAGGAAAGTTTTACGAAACAACTGTCAGCAATCTCTGCTCCGGTTCGCAATTGTATTTTTCTGCATGGCTGGCCAATCTTATTCCGGCAGGAAGCAGCAACCCACTCGATCCGATACTGCGTTTTGAAATTGCAAGTGCAGTTTCAGGAACGGTGCTATCATCTTTTCTGACACCAACTATTCCACGTTTCAGTTCATTTACATGGACACAGTACGGATTTAATTTTTCGTTGCCCGCAGGTGAAACTTCAGTTGTGCTTCGCATCTTTAATAACCAGGCGGGTGGTATTGGAAATGATCTTGCACTTGATGATATTGAATTTACACTTTGCGGCGCAAGCATTGCGCCGGTTGTTAACGGAACAATGCTCAATACAAACGATGCATGTGTTGGCAGTAATATCAGTATCAGCGGAAATGTAACAGCTATATCTTACACAAACCCTGCATACCAATGGCAATTTAATAACGGAAGTGGTTGGGTGAATATTCCAACAGCTACTACTCCTGACTTAAGCATCAACAATATTCAAAAAGCAGATAGTGGTAATTACCGTCTACTGGCAGCCGAAGCAGCTAATATCAACTCAACAAATTGCCGTTCAATCTCACCAAGTATTCCCATACATGTATTTGCACCTGTAACACCAATGTTATATACCAATGCTCCTGTTTGTGAAGGCAAGGATCTGTTACTGATCGTTCCGGTTAATGCCATTGCTTATATATGGACGATAAACGGCAGGCCCTTTAATATGAGCACTGATACTTTGCGTGCCAGAAATGTAACTGCCGCCAACAACGGAATGTATCATGTCCGGCTGATCACAAAAGGTGGTTGTTCAAGCATGGATTCAGCTACTGTTGTTATACAATCAAATCCATTACAACGCTTTCTTCCATTTGATACATTGTTGTGTGATGCGCAAACATTAGATGTGGACGCACAACAACCAACTGCAGCAACCTATTTGTGGAACGATGGAACAACTTCAGCACAACGTATTCTTTCAACTGAAGGAATCTATTCATTGTTTACAAGCGATGCTGTTTGCGACCGTACAGATAGTTTTACCATCACAAGAAATTATACACCCACTGTTCAGCTTATCAGCGATACTACGCTTTGCGTAAATGAACCTTTGCTGTTGAATGCAACAAATCCATTAGCTGAATTTTATTTGTGGAGTACGAATGAAACTGACAGCAGTATTACCATTACTTCACCAGGCACTTATTCTGTTGCTGTTGGTAATGGTTGCGGAATTGCGGTTGATGATATCACTGTTGATTATAAAGATTGTGCGGATATGATCTTTGTGCCAAACGCCTTTACGCCAAACGATGACCGGTTGAATGATGTGCTCTATGCAAAGGCTTATTTCCTTATTGAAGCATTTGATATGAAAATTTACAACCGTTGGGGACAACAGATATTTTCTACCAATTCATTGTTTACCGGTTGGGATGGCCGTATGAACAATAGCAAAGCTCCACCCGGTCAATATATCTGGACTGTCAGCTACAAACGCAACGGCAAATTGTATACACAAAAAGGAACGGTGCTGCTTATTCCCTGA
- a CDS encoding anti-sigma factor produces the protein MTHKFTPEDLLQYLYKETTPAENAAIEQALAEDWTLREKFEVIKKAAQRLSKFTFSPRTETVLSVLKYANKDLAASDISSSN, from the coding sequence ATGACACATAAATTTACGCCGGAAGACTTGTTACAATATCTCTACAAAGAAACGACCCCAGCCGAGAATGCCGCCATCGAACAAGCGTTGGCCGAAGATTGGACCCTGAGAGAAAAATTCGAGGTGATCAAAAAAGCAGCTCAACGACTTTCGAAGTTTACATTTTCTCCCAGAACAGAAACCGTTCTGTCTGTGTTGAAATATGCAAACAAAGACCTTGCAGCTTCCGATATTTCCTCTTCAAACTGA
- a CDS encoding DUF3592 domain-containing protein, whose product MTIVDYLSIIGIIIIDIISYRIVLKKTIDEFLKLNKLVVNGQVSTGEVIDVVEKSDLDGRTQYAPLIRYFANNVEYKFQSEDFSFNKPVVGAAINICYNSNDPLEVIDNPKTVLLFKGFIIIFILIVLTGLNFGILYKVFST is encoded by the coding sequence ATGACTATTGTAGATTATTTATCCATAATTGGGATAATAATTATAGACATCATTAGTTATCGTATTGTTTTAAAAAAGACAATTGATGAATTTTTAAAATTAAATAAACTCGTAGTCAACGGTCAGGTAAGTACAGGAGAAGTTATTGATGTTGTTGAAAAATCAGACTTGGATGGTCGTACCCAATACGCCCCATTAATCCGGTATTTTGCCAACAATGTTGAGTATAAATTTCAATCTGAAGATTTTTCCTTTAATAAGCCTGTAGTCGGAGCGGCGATCAACATTTGCTATAACAGCAACGATCCATTAGAGGTGATTGATAACCCAAAAACCGTTTTATTGTTCAAAGGCTTTATAATTATTTTCATTCTAATAGTCTTGACCGGGTTGAATTTTGGGATTTTATATAAAGTATTTTCTACTTGA
- the nth gene encoding endonuclease III, giving the protein MTTKERYQSVIDYFSVHAPDAETELLYDNPFQLLVAVILSAQCTDKRVNLTTPAIFEKYPDAKSMSKATFDELFPLIKSISYPNNKTKHLIGMAQKLVNEFNSEVPLTVDELVKLPGVGRKTANVITSVVDSQPNMAVDTHVFRVSKRIGLVKQTATTPLAVEKELIKHFPTELIHKAHHWLILHGRYICVARTPKCRECGLQHCCKYFEKNNR; this is encoded by the coding sequence ATGACAACAAAAGAGCGTTACCAATCCGTTATTGATTATTTTTCTGTTCATGCACCCGATGCAGAAACAGAATTGTTGTACGACAATCCTTTTCAGCTGTTGGTTGCCGTTATCCTCAGTGCCCAATGCACCGATAAACGGGTGAACCTAACCACTCCTGCCATCTTCGAGAAATATCCTGATGCTAAAAGCATGAGCAAGGCCACGTTCGATGAATTGTTTCCACTCATTAAAAGCATTTCATATCCCAACAATAAAACCAAACATCTGATTGGTATGGCACAGAAACTCGTTAACGAGTTTAACAGCGAAGTGCCATTAACTGTGGATGAATTGGTTAAGCTGCCGGGTGTTGGACGTAAAACTGCCAACGTTATTACATCGGTTGTCGATTCACAACCTAACATGGCGGTTGATACGCACGTGTTTCGTGTAAGCAAGCGCATTGGATTGGTAAAGCAAACTGCAACAACTCCATTAGCAGTAGAGAAAGAACTCATCAAACATTTTCCAACAGAACTTATTCATAAAGCACATCACTGGCTTATTTTACACGGTCGTTATATTTGTGTTGCACGCACGCCGAAATGCAGGGAATGCGGATTGCAGCATTGCTGTAAATATTTTGAGAAGAATAACCGCTGA